caGAAAAAATTCAAGAGAGcaataattcaaattatttgaattttaacatGCTTGCTTATGATTAAACTGAAATGTATAAGGATAAAATTGTGATTTAAGGAATATCTTCAGAGCTCATAAATAGGAACATAAGCGAATAATGCAGCATATGATTATCGACCTTTGTACTCACTTGGTAAGTTTGTTATATCCTGTGATGCAGTAACTGGAGCAGTGGAAGTGAAGAAAATGTACCTCCGGATTCATGGGTGATATATGATGTTGAAGTTTTGAGGGTATACTGAAAAGAGCTTTCTTCCGCTTTTGTCGAACTCAGTTACCTGGTACGTGACTGCTTCTTGTTAACTTAATATTTTGTGATGTTGGAAAACTTGGTTGGAACAAACTGAGTGTGTGTCCACAGGTTTAAAATATTGTAAGCAGCAATTCAGAACCAATGAGCTGTGATTTTTCTCAGCTGGATTTGTTACTGTGATTTTGCCTACTATAAGAAAGTTACATCTGTATTACTACCTCGTCTTAGGCCTAATGCTTTTACCAGGTAAAGTTAGATCCTGTTCTTCTCTGTTGATCTGAAACTgtgctttataattttttaaacaataagcAATAAATTGAAACCATTATAGGCTCCATTTGACATTGTTTTCGCAGACAATAATAACATCTTTTTTTGGTaaatctagaaaaaaaaaattcaaacatcaacAGTCAGCTCAAAAACTACTTTTAGAGAAATCAAATCATTCTCTTTTGGAAATAACTGTTTTCTAACTTTTGGGGGAAGTTGTCATAAGATTCACAATCAAATCtcattgaaaatattattttttttgtattataactcaaaatatgaaaatatcaaaaaaaaaaattattatcaacGTTTTTTATTCAGACACTTTTTCCGACAACATAACAATTTTTAACGACTCTCCGAATTGTTATATCCTCGAGACCTCCTTAAACATATTAATCAAATCAAGTAATATATTTCTCTTCATATGCTAGGGTAACCAttagaaacaaaaattaaaagagCTCAAAACAAGAATTGTATTACagtaagaaaattcaaaaataaaacaaatgaaATAGGCCTTTGGAAACAGCTTTGTCCTTGTTGCTTTTATTTAAGTTTGACAAGTTTCAAGACTTGGGTGTAAAGCAATGCATTACAAGTCTGCAACTAAATAAAGCATACAATCCTGGATTTTGGATGTAAGAAGACTCATCTTCAATTATTAACTCCTTCCTAAAAGAAAAGAGTAAACCAGATCGTTTCCAAGTCATTACAAATCCACCTTAATGCAACTCTTGCATTCTACAATCTTTCCAACCAAACTTTTAACAATCCAACCCTTTTCTTTCTAGTTCTTTGCGCCACAACTCTTTCGTCCCCAaccctctgttctaaaagtcgctgattaatcacgattaatcaccgattaatccctgttctatagctcgccgaactgattaaatctccgattaatcaccgatcaatctgattaatctccgatcaattcaattaatccccgattaatccttgttcagtgacttcaccgattaagtccctTTAATAAGTTTcccatttaaaaaaatgatataaaacaAAAGGGACAATGTCCCTTTGACAAACCAACTTTAATCTATTATATTACTGAAGTCCAAAACATCTTTATATCTGGGAACAAATGAAAAACAGTCCATGTGAAATTATGAAAGTGAAGGCCAATCTTCTAGGTTGACATAGATTATATCTGATATATTTAACACCAGAATTACAAATGCGGGGCAGTAGCTGCAGACATTGTAGATAACAGACAGACGTGCAAATGCTTTTCATGTATTTGCCAACATCTATATCAAAAACACAACAAAATCTTGGATAACATTGAAATTATACTCAACTCAGTAATCATTTGAGCCCAGGTATGGACAGTTTGTTAGGGGTGACAAATCTGTGCAAAATGTTGCAACATCTGTCCATGGAACTATTTATTACAACTTGCATGCATTACAAGAAACAAGGTCCTCAATGCACAATCCATATTGCAAATTGAACTTCTGCTCGATGGTTTCATAATGTCACGTTCCTATATCCCCTTCTTCCCAGCAATCCCTTGATCTATAAAGGTCAAACTTAATAATACAAGCACTGGCCATGCATCATTTGAGTAACGAAAACAAAATTGCAAAATTACATTTCTGCTACAGATGTACTATTTGATGAGCAACAAGCATAAATTTTCCACCAATATATCTGAATAATTGATTGAACCTAAAACTACACTCTGATTGGAGGACCACGCTTGACATTAGACTCAACAGGAGATGCTAAAGACTTTGTCCGACTAGTGTCTTTGCTAAACGTTTCTACTAGTACCAGAGCATTTTGCTTAAGATTTGCGATGAGTTGCCTTTTCTGTTCCAGATGGGAAAGAGTATACTCACCTTTAGGTTGTCAAAGTTAATTTCAAAGTCACCAGTTCAGCATAAAAGATCTTTTGCCAGCAGGTCTTCAGTACTGACATTCACATCCAATCCCAGTTCTACTAGACCATTTACCATAGCAGGGATATCAGCCTGCAACGCAGCAGCCAAGTCCTGGACAAGATGAAACAAAATATGTTTCTCATAAGCAACGtcaactatatataatatatttacgtGAAGTCATGAAAGAGAGAAGTAAAGTACAACAGAGTAGATACAAGATATACAACTGGATTGCTGATCTAATAGTACAAACATATTCTGAAACCAACATGGATTCTTCTGGAAAATAGCCCTGACATGGTATAtagcaattaaaaaaaaaagtcctgACATGATGTAGTAATAAACTTCACAAGTACACACTAGTAGATTCAAACATAAACAAAATCATAATATGCTGTTAAGGCAAGGGCTCATGATGCCATATCACATGTGTACAGAAAGAAATTTGCAGGTACTAGGTATACAAAATCTAACAATATTAAATCCAGCAGAATACCTTTCTGTCTTCTTCCTTTTGACACTTTATAACCTTCAGAGTCCAGTCACTAACCAGCTTCTGAAGCTCAACTATGATCCCTGGCTTCTTTGCTTCAGATAAAGTCTGGCATCACAGATAAGCAGTGTGTTATAGTTTGGCCAATAAAATGATGCAAATACGGAACTACTTTACCAGCATCTCCACAGGTCAAGTAACCAGGTGACTGGATCAGTGTATACAGACAGATTCTTTGATCAGTCATTATAAATGAATATGTAGTATGAATCAGCAACTATCGATAATACAGCTTTCTCAAATTAAAAATACTACtacaattataaaatacaaatcagTAATCTTTTTAGAAGGTCTCGAAATTGTCAAACCATTTATGTATCCGCATATAGATGATGTGATGTGGTAATATGATCAATTTATGTTAACCAATATGACTGATTAATGTTAACCACTCTAAGTTGCTTTAATTTATTGGTTGCTCAGGATGATGTATGTCACAGGACTTATCTGCTTTGGCGTAAACCATACAGGGAACAAAAATAACTACCTGACTTAGAACATGAATGGTTGCAGCAGCAATCTCGGGCTTGCGTTCTAGCAGACAACCCTGTGTTGACAATAAATGCAATTCATCTTAAAGGAAGATTATGCAAAACCACCAGACACGGTATGACGGTACATAAAAGACAATAGGGCATAACAATGAAAAATTTTCAGAACATATGCATATTTTAAAGGTTTTTGAGATAACTAGCAGACTTAACGTAATTGCAAATTCCTTGGCTATGTTTGTTTCATGAGACTATAGTCCCCAGACATTATTGCGCTACAAATCATAAGGTGATCTATAAGTAATTTACAGCACTATTTTGAAGCATTCAATATGACAAAACAAGTGTGAATACTAGATAATCAAGAAATTAATTGGCCTTAAAATTCATAGAACCTATTCCTACAACATTGAAACCATATTCCAGCAATGTTGAAACCCCTAGAAGGAATATCTGATTTATAAATTAGCAATTTGTAATTAAACAAAAGACCTACAGTTCTATAGTGAAGAATATCTTATATATGATACTGGTCTTAGCTTCATATAAAAGGTATTTCCTTCAGAAGTAATGTTCAAATCAATTAGCATGCATACCTTTCAGCCTTTTTACATAGCAGACCAGATCACATCATTGTTACAAGAATTATACTGAAAGACTAAATATATGACATGAAAACATACCTTTGCAAATGAAAATCCAGTTGATAGACTGTGTCTCTTCATTGTATCTGATCTTAGCTTCTCAATGTACCACAAACTTTCAATATCTCCTGCAAGAGGTTAAATGAATTAAGTAAATAAACAAGAGACCCGTCCAATATCCAAAGCGTGCTATTGGCACAACATTGTACctggaaaaataaaaaatgtatcaGCAATTGCAATCTTCTAGAGAGAGTGATATTTAAAGACAAAGAAACTTGCAAGGACCTCTTTGGGCAGAGAACTCCATCCACACATCAAAAGAAGTCTCCCTTAGTTTTACCCCGGCCCTGACAAATCTTTTCGAGTACTTAGATATTAAGTCCCACTTATCCGTGTTGTAACATATGCTGCAAACGTATACGACTGGTCATGACAAAGTATTTAACACATAAAAAGACATGCATTACATAAAGATAATGAGCAAACCTAGACAATGTCCACAATCAATAATCACCAGGCAACCTACTAATTTttcactgtttttttttttaagttgcaCAACTCCAGTGAGAACAAAATTTATCATTAGCTTATATATATGCTGATGATATGCATTACAAGAGTTCGCTAAATTACTATTTATAAAGAAGCCCAATTTATTAGATGCTAATTAGTCTTTACTCTCCATTGTAATTCCTGTAACCCAGCAGACTCCAACTCTTCTTGTTCCAGCTAGGAAAGAATCTCTACAATTTCATTATTTTTGCATTTACCTTACACTCAGGGACGTATTTAGAGGGGGGCCAGTGGGGGTACTTGCCCCCACTGACCTTCTCAATAGGTATACATTTCTACTATAATTCTCATAAAATTGTTTATTTGCCCCCATGGTTGAGGTCTTTTATCTTAACCCAAGAGGTTCAGGTTCGATTCATTCCAGCTGTTTTTTTTCCCACTTTCTTTCTTTCCCTCTCTGTTATATTTTGCCCCCACTAGCTCAAAAGCCTGGCTACGTCCCTGCTTACACTGTATGTTATCTAGATAAGGATTATGTACTTGACTTCTCCAATACTGATGGGACCTCATCATGGTATATATATGGTAAGATATTCAGCCAGCAAGGTCAAAGTCTCTACAATTTCAGTATTTTTGCACATGGCTGGCTGTGCATGGAAGGTTACCAAAGATAGGCTGAACAATTTTGGTATTGCCACTAACATGGTCTACAACCAATGTAATGCTGAATATTGATCTGACTAAACATCTCTTCTTTGACTGTGTATACTCCAGAGGGATTGTAAAAGCTTGCGCGGATACTCTGCCCCCCATTATTGATCCCTACAGTACTCTAGAGGGATTACAGGATGGCTGTTTTGTGTAGGCTTCACagatcaaattttatatgaaaagtCAAGTAGCTGTTTATAATATTTGCAGGCAACGAAACACTACATTTATGATTGAGTGCAGCAGAACAGGCAACCTAGCTTGGCTGATTAAAAGAAGCATTATGGAAAAACCGCATGGTTGTCTTTGATTTTGGAAGGCCGGGCTATAAGTTTCTTCTCTCTTAGTCAAGTTCTCTTACTTACTTGGACGAGTGTTTTGTAGTTAAGAGTCGTAGACTATGAAAAAGGTCATTCTCTATCAGTTTCCTTTGgtatttactattttatttaacaaaagaAAACATGTATAGCATGCCAAACAAAGTAGGATAGTAGTAGAACTGTAAAAGCCAATTCGTAGAATTGTTCAATGACTTTTGAACAAATTTGCATTTGCTAACTGGAGTTATTATTCGTCAGGAAAAATGTTTGGTACAAGCTTCAAAAAGGCATGATTGATCTATATTCTATACTGGCATGTTTTTCAACTATACAATTATATTTCTCCCTCAGAAGTCATGTTCAATACAGTCAATACTCAATACCAACATGCTTGGACTAATCATGGAGTTCAATGTAAGCAGGGAGGATATTGACTGCCAGACACCTTTTCAGTCGGTGACAGCAACACAACCAAAAATAGGGAACCCGGGGGAAAGGGGAATTATTTTTGAGTGACATATAtgaattacaaatatttaaaaaagacGTAAATTATATGCAAATAAACGATACTGGCAGAAAGCTaccttaattaaaatataaaaccttgTACAAAAACAATTGAACTTTGATATCCAAATGTGAGATGATTATACAAAAAATCAAAAGGTTCCACTTACGTATATCATAAAATAAAGTAGTTGGAAAAAGAATATAACATGAGAAGGTTTTTTATACACCCAACGTATATCATAGATAAGATCTAATAGTATACTTTACTACATTAACAAATTCAGCCGAAACACCAAATCACATCCATGACTTTAAAGATTGGCTTTCCAGACATTTACAGAACACGATGTTGTGTTCTTATAGCTGTTGAAGAGATGGATTAATAAGATCCGATCTGTCATATATCATATTTTCGGTACAAGACAAAAACTATTTTCAAAGTATGATCGATGTGATGAAGAAACATAGAAGAGATGTGTATCATGGCATAGTTACCTGAAAACTATATCAGCTGTGCCAGCTTGTAGTTGGACATCATTTCTTTTCAGAAGTTTCATCACTTCAACCATGAGATTGGCATCATTATTCTCTTTTGCGTGCATCTACAggcaacaaaatatattaacatagaTGTCAAACAACCTTTAGAAGAGTCGTAAGTGGTATACCAATATATGGTGCGCAGACCCAACACTTGGACTTAATCCATATACATTGTGCTTCCACAATGCCTTCTTACCTGTTCAAGCAGTACAACCAAATTCATCCATGTGTCGAAACAAAACTAAACAAtaacttgaaaaaaataaactagAAGTATAAATGCAACTTATGTATACAGGTCTAGAAATATGCAGTCAAAAAGGTTGAGGTTCATTATATGAAAGTGGTATTGAGTATTGGTATATGCCTTTTTACAGAATTAAATATCAGTCGAAGTGTGAATATTTCCTACTGTCCTTTAGATGAGATGTAAAATACTGACTACTGAGagaagaaattattattttctctCTTAGTGTGTACCAGATTACCAATACTCATCGACTCAAGTGCAGAAGCACAATTAAGGATCATATAGTTTGTAGATGGAGTTCTGTGGTCCAGCTTTGCTCTTACATACATTCAATATTATATACTTGACCCGACTAGTCAAGTTGCGTTAATGAAGAACAAATGAAATATCAACAAGTCACACCTGACCTATTCTATAAACTGTGTGGTgttctaaaaataaaattattcacAAGTACACTAATCATTATAAATGTTTACTATTTAAAGACTCAAAATCAGAGCTTGGAAACATGGGCATACCAAAGTCAATAGCACCCACACGTACACAAGCTTTAGTTACTTCTCGACAAAGGTTTTCATTAAAGTTCTCATGAATGCGGAGATTCGACAGTCTCTGCAAAGTGCAAACCCAAATTCCGCATCAAATGCAatgaaatgattaaaaaaacaaactcTAAAAACTACAAAGCAATCAATTATTGACTAACAAATCTCCGAAGATTCTCCAAAACATCGAAAAGAAGCTTAATGTCCTCAACATTGGCACAATTCTCAATAAGTGACCATAACCAAGCATTAGGAGGCGCTGTCCTCTGTTCATTCACCGATTTAAGTATCTTATCATACAGCTCCTTAACAGTATCTGCACCCAACCATATACACATATCATTAATAACAATCACAAATAATTAACAATAATCGTTTATAAAAAGCGGAAATAGAGTTAACACGAAATGTCACCCGTAGTTTCAACTTTCGTAGCAGCAGCTGCTTCAGTACAGAATGATGCCCTGGGCATCACACTCCACCGCGTAAGATCAATCTTCGTACCTAATCAATTCACAATCCTCATATCACAATCATTCCTTCCTCTACATGGAATCTAATAAGTAGTACAACACAATGTATGCATTCAGTTGAAATAGGTCAATTTAATGTTCAACTATATAAATGGAACATGCCTGAGGATAGGTGACGGCGCTGGGGGATCCATGGAGAATCGGAGCTGCCGGAGAGAGGAGTTTCATCGCCGGCGGTGAGATGAAGGGGATCGGAGAAGAGAAGCGCCGGCCGGGAGTGTTTAAAAACCCTAGCGAGTCGGCCAACAGATGAAGCTGTTTTAAGCATTTCGTTTTGCTTTCAGTGGGGCTGGAAGAGAAACAGACTTTAGCCCAGGGTTTTAAACCATCTCATCTCATCGTTccaataaattcatatatcaatattttaatacttctaatctttttataattattctaatcTTTTAACAATAAGTTAAGATTTCATACTAATATCAATATCaaacttaataaatttattcaattagagaaatattatatttaaacaaagaaaatttATACACCTAATTCATATTACACCTAATTCATATATTGTTCCTACAAATGCTCAATTAATACATCTCAAAAtgtaatatgaatttttttatttttcatttttcgaTGTCGTCCaaaaaattgttgaaatcaagCATTTTTATCGTTCTCAACCGTCTCAACTTTTGGATCTGGCACTTCGattagttttttatattatgttttcaaagttttagttatattatattttcgtgGAAGTTGTATTTGCAATCAAGTTTTATCGAGTGTGATCTTTATTTCATATTTGATGTTTTGTTAATTTAAGTTTAATACATTTCGAGagtgtttaattttattatattttataataaaatataatttataactatttaataattatattaatatataatcaataattaactaaatatacaaaagataaaagattattattatattattaaatagatTTAGGCCGGTGAATAGTGTCGGCCTAAATTTAGGCCAATACTATTTAGTGCCTAAATTTGGACTAAAATTTAGCCACTGTTGGGAAGATTTAAGCCGAAACTGGTCCCAGCGTAGgacaaatttaacaaataaaatgatGAGACATTTTATTCAATTGAAAGAGAAATTTATCTTCCGTGTATAATATTTGTGAAAAAGTTGTTTAATCAAATCGAACGCTGAGTGCACCCTCTAACTTTCATTCTCTGTTGTATTATATCAActtgtaattaatatttaaatatcattcatataatatatactagcttataactcgTGTCATGCGTCATGCATGGGtgatttataacattttttagttattgtctatattttaaatttaattgagaTACAAATATGATATACTGactgaatttttaaatattttggctTAATTGATAATGAAAAGATTTTTTAgaacaagttatatattaagaagactcgtagtaataataataataataataataataataataataataataataataataataataataataataataataataataataataacaataataataataataatatagtataaatagataatatggactatgatattacttttaaagtgataacatggagtaattaaaaataacagtAATTTATTCAGTAGAAACATATCATcggttgtatattaataattatatataataatattatctttttatatgcatgttgcatgtgttatattttgaaaatcgattttttagttagtaatatgaaaaagataatgtgttttagttaaaaagggtaGTTGTTATGTTGTCCAATGTTATTTTTAGtatattgagtttttttagttagaaaatataaaaaaaataacagctTTAGTTAAAAAGGATTACTGATTATATAAGTAGCCCATAATTCAGCCCAAGTACTGCCAAACCAAAATTataatgtttcagttttaata
This genomic window from Daucus carota subsp. sativus chromosome 7, DH1 v3.0, whole genome shotgun sequence contains:
- the LOC108196548 gene encoding uncharacterized protein LOC108196548 translates to MLKTASSVGRLARVFKHSRPALLFSDPLHLTAGDETPLSGSSDSPWIPQRRHLSSGTKIDLTRWSVMPRASFCTEAAAATKVETTDTVKELYDKILKSVNEQRTAPPNAWLWSLIENCANVEDIKLLFDVLENLRRFRLSNLRIHENFNENLCREVTKACVRVGAIDFGKKALWKHNVYGLSPSVGSAHHILMHAKENNDANLMVEVMKLLKRNDVQLQAGTADIVFSICYNTDKWDLISKYSKRFVRAGVKLRETSFDVWMEFSAQRGDIESLWYIEKLRSDTMKRHSLSTGFSFAKGCLLERKPEIAAATIHVLSQTLSEAKKPGIIVELQKLVSDWTLKVIKCQKEEDRKDLAAALQADIPAMVNGLVELGLDVNVSTEDLLAKDLLC